One segment of Myotis daubentonii chromosome 11, mMyoDau2.1, whole genome shotgun sequence DNA contains the following:
- the LOC132211828 gene encoding LOW QUALITY PROTEIN: U6 snRNA-associated Sm-like protein LSm5 (The sequence of the model RefSeq protein was modified relative to this genomic sequence to represent the inferred CDS: substituted 2 bases at 2 genomic stop codons): protein MVMKSDKKLLAHLGFDDFVNTVLEDVTEFXITPEXRRITKLGQILLNRNNITMLVPGGEGPEV, encoded by the coding sequence ATGGTGATGAAGAGTGATAAGAAATTGTTGGCACACTTAGGATTTGATGACTTTGTCAATACGGTACTAGAAGATGTCACTGAGTTTTAAATCACACCAGAATGAAGAAGGATCACTAAATTAGGCCAGATTTTgctaaatagaaataatataacAATGCTGGTTCCTGGGGGAGAAGGACCTGAAGTATGA